A single genomic interval of Halomonas sp. GT harbors:
- a CDS encoding PhoX family protein — MSKEIEDHRLFNQSSNQPFADVLAQHVSRRAVMRGGLGLAAASMLGFGGAAQALASNGAQKTPLTLAFEAVQGSLTDAVVVPEGYIAQVLVPWGTPLSAGDNWQPDQPMTAERQAASVGMNHDGMAGFALDADNASRRFLLALNNEYIEQDALWAPQGGPTNARGKRPAEESRTEINAHGVTIVEIEKDANGHWSHVPGSSYNRRLTSATVMEIAGPVAGSDYVKTRFSPAGTQTRGTNNNCGNGLTPWGTYIACEENWPNVFVNHGQLFQDDARIGIPTDKSRYGWDTSAGDASEENDEFARFDITPRGERAEDDYRNEARTFGYQVEVDPYSDALAVKRTALGRFRHEGCWLGKLEAGQPVVYYSGHDARNEYVYKYVSDAAWDPADANRPGEAYDRLAIGSKYMDNGTLYVARFHADGSGEWLPLTPSAQTRDGRSLATALGLAENDLAGVIINTCDAADLMGATPMDRPEWATVDPSSGEVYLTLTNNSKRSEDAVAATFTNQGDDIAQLGVGYETAPANAVNPRANNEAGHIIRWRESRLPNAFRWEVFVFGAATNDEGNHSGLTEMNQFASPDGLWFDQRDDGQGILWIQTDNGYEGITEHTNDQLLAVVPNSLDELQGTGPVINNSNQQQLKRFAVGPNGCEVTGIFATPDKTALFINIQHPGNWPADGGALTQDATTETSGQVRPRASTVVIQKRDGGPVGV; from the coding sequence ATGAGCAAGGAAATTGAAGATCATCGCCTGTTTAACCAGAGCAGCAACCAGCCTTTTGCGGATGTGTTAGCGCAGCATGTTTCGCGGCGTGCGGTAATGCGGGGCGGCCTAGGCTTGGCCGCTGCTTCAATGCTTGGCTTTGGCGGTGCCGCTCAAGCATTGGCCTCAAACGGGGCGCAAAAAACGCCGTTGACGCTGGCGTTTGAGGCGGTTCAAGGATCGCTAACGGATGCTGTCGTAGTGCCTGAAGGCTATATTGCCCAAGTGCTGGTTCCTTGGGGAACACCGTTGAGCGCTGGTGACAACTGGCAGCCCGACCAGCCAATGACCGCCGAGCGTCAAGCCGCTAGCGTGGGTATGAACCACGATGGAATGGCTGGTTTTGCCTTGGATGCTGATAACGCCTCGCGGCGATTTTTATTGGCACTCAACAACGAATATATCGAACAAGATGCGCTCTGGGCCCCCCAGGGTGGCCCCACAAATGCCAGGGGAAAACGACCGGCAGAGGAGTCACGCACCGAAATCAATGCTCATGGCGTTACCATTGTGGAAATTGAGAAAGACGCTAACGGCCATTGGTCGCATGTGCCAGGTTCATCTTATAACCGCCGTCTTACCAGCGCGACGGTAATGGAAATAGCAGGCCCAGTGGCGGGCAGTGACTATGTGAAAACGCGCTTCTCACCAGCGGGTACACAAACCCGTGGCACCAATAATAATTGTGGTAATGGGTTAACGCCCTGGGGCACCTATATCGCCTGCGAAGAGAACTGGCCCAATGTGTTTGTTAATCACGGCCAGCTTTTCCAGGACGACGCGCGGATAGGTATTCCTACCGACAAAAGCCGCTATGGTTGGGATACCTCGGCGGGTGATGCCTCTGAAGAAAATGATGAGTTTGCCCGTTTCGATATCACGCCACGGGGCGAGCGTGCCGAAGATGACTACCGCAATGAAGCGCGCACCTTTGGCTACCAAGTAGAAGTCGACCCCTATAGTGATGCCCTCGCGGTTAAGCGCACAGCACTAGGCCGTTTCCGCCATGAAGGGTGTTGGTTAGGCAAGCTAGAGGCCGGTCAGCCGGTGGTTTATTACTCTGGTCACGATGCACGTAACGAGTACGTCTATAAATACGTTTCTGACGCTGCCTGGGATCCTGCCGATGCCAATCGCCCAGGCGAGGCGTATGACCGTCTCGCTATTGGTAGTAAGTATATGGATAACGGCACCCTCTATGTGGCCCGTTTCCATGCCGATGGTAGCGGTGAGTGGTTGCCACTAACGCCTAGCGCGCAAACACGCGATGGCCGCTCGTTGGCAACGGCTTTGGGGTTGGCAGAGAATGATTTAGCTGGGGTGATTATTAACACCTGTGATGCAGCGGATCTAATGGGAGCGACACCGATGGACCGCCCTGAGTGGGCAACCGTGGATCCTTCCTCTGGCGAGGTGTATCTAACGCTGACCAATAATTCGAAGCGTAGCGAAGATGCCGTTGCGGCTACTTTCACCAATCAAGGCGATGACATTGCTCAGCTAGGAGTGGGCTACGAGACAGCCCCGGCCAACGCCGTTAACCCACGCGCTAATAACGAAGCCGGTCACATTATCCGCTGGCGTGAAAGTCGCCTGCCGAATGCCTTTCGCTGGGAAGTGTTTGTATTTGGTGCCGCCACTAATGATGAAGGCAATCATTCCGGCCTGACTGAAATGAACCAATTTGCCAGCCCCGATGGTCTGTGGTTTGACCAGCGTGATGATGGTCAGGGCATTCTCTGGATTCAGACCGATAATGGTTATGAAGGCATTACCGAGCACACCAACGACCAGCTATTAGCCGTGGTACCTAACAGCCTAGACGAGCTTCAGGGTACCGGTCCGGTGATTAACAACAGCAATCAACAGCAACTTAAACGCTTCGCTGTTGGGCCGAACGGCTGTGAAGTGACCGGTATTTTTGCGACGCCAGATAAAACGGCGCTGTTTATCAATATTCAGCACCCCGGCAACTGGCCCGCGGATGGTGGCGCACTGACCCAAGATGCTACCACTGAGACCAGTGGCCAAGTACGTCCTCGGGCATCTACCGTTGTTATTCAGAAGCGCGATGGCGGGCCAGTGGGCGTTTAA